Genomic DNA from Candidatus Methylomirabilota bacterium:
GTGGGCGAGCGCGACGCGCTCATCGAGGAGGCCCTCACGCTCTCGGGCGTCCGGCGGACGATCGAGAGCCTGCCGGCCCAGGTGCGCGCCGGCGCCGAGGCGTCGCAGTCGCCGCTCCCCGCGAAGGAGCGCGCGACGGTCGCGAAGATCATCGCCGAGGCGTTCAGTCCCGGGCCGATCCTGGCGAGCGTGCGGACCGCGTTCCAGCGGAACTACGACGCGATGCAGATGGGGCTCGCGCTCGCTCAGCTCCGGATGCCCGTCGTGCGGAAGATGACGGAGCTCGAAGTCGCCGTCAACGCCGCCGATTTCGGCCAGAAACTGCGCGCGTTCGCCGCCGGTGTCAAGGACGCGCCGCCGCCCGAGGACCGCGTCGCCCGGCTCGCTCAGCTCGACGCGATCAGCGGGGCGACCGAGCTCATGCTGGACATCCGGGCGGCGGCGATCGTCTCCACCCTCAAGATCTTGAGCTCGCTGATGCCGCCGGACCAGCGGATCGCGCCCGCGCAGGCCGAGGTCACGGCCCGGGACCTCGTGAGCCAGCAGCGCGACGCCGCGCGGCAGGAGATGCTCCTGATCTTCCTGTACGTCTACCGTGACGCGACCGACCCGGAGCTCGACGAGTACATCGCCATCGAGGGCTCGGAGCCGGGCCGCTGGCTCCAGGAGATTTACAGGAAGGCGTTGCTCGAGGCGTTGACGGTGGCGTCCGAGGCGGCGGTTCGCCAGGTGGCGCGGTCGCTGGCGCCGAAGGCGCGGTGAAAGCCAGTGTATACTACCTGGGCTTCCCCCTTGGAGAGGTGGCCGAGTCGGCCGAAGGCAGCCGCCTGCTAAGCGGTTACAGGGGCAAAACCTCTGTCCCGGGTTCGAATCCCGGCCTCTCCGCCATGGGCCCTTAGCTCAGGTGGACAGAGCGTCGGACTACGAATCCGAAGGCCAGAGGTTCGAATCCTCTAGGGCCCACCACTTCCCGCCTAGATTCGCATAGTTTTCCTGCCCATCCGGTGTGCGGTCGCCCATGGCCGCACACCGAGCCACAGCCAAGTCGGAGACAGAACGGAGACAGCGCGCGCCGCGCGCGCGATTTCTCTTCGATGCAACCACCGGGGCGCCGCTCATGA
This window encodes:
- a CDS encoding DUF4124 domain-containing protein translates to MHCATVVSLLALVLLAGPAAAGTYRWVDAKGGVHYSDRPPQLEAVVGERDALIEEALTLSGVRRTIESLPAQVRAGAEASQSPLPAKERATVAKIIAEAFSPGPILASVRTAFQRNYDAMQMGLALAQLRMPVVRKMTELEVAVNAADFGQKLRAFAAGVKDAPPPEDRVARLAQLDAISGATELMLDIRAAAIVSTLKILSSLMPPDQRIAPAQAEVTARDLVSQQRDAARQEMLLIFLYVYRDATDPELDEYIAIEGSEPGRWLQEIYRKALLEALTVASEAAVRQVARSLAPKAR